In Bos taurus isolate L1 Dominette 01449 registration number 42190680 breed Hereford chromosome 13, ARS-UCD2.0, whole genome shotgun sequence, the DNA window CATGGCATCTATATTCAGCATCGCCACCCTTCACCACCACCCAACAGTCCCCTGTATCTGCAAAACTGGCTACCTTCCCTACCTTCCTCTGCTTTCTGCTCTACTTCTAGACAGTAGCAGTGTTTATTttgagtaagaaaataaaaatctgttcaGGTTAATCTACATGTGAAGCAGTTTAACTATGCCAATGAAACAAAATCCACCACTTACAACTACATTTAGGCACTGTTCGGAGAAGACAGACGTTGTATACAAGGTGGGGCCCACACAGTAAGTTCTGTATTTTCCTCAGAGCAACTAAAGAAATCCATGTCCCCTTACTTCATTAAGGGCACACATTCTTGCTATTGAGCCAATGTTGTTGGTGATGGTGATCAAAGTCGCTCTGGCAAGGTCCTCTTTACTCACAGCCTCTCGCTTCTCCTTGCTCATCATGTTTCCAAAGctgtgatggaaaaaaaaaaataaatggttgcTAAACCAAAGGTTCAGGGCAACACTGTTCAAATCTTCGAACTTTTGTTACAAAATAACAGAACATCTGCTCAAAAAGAAAGGCAACTTGAAGAACTCAAGCATTCTGAATGAGCAAATGGCATTCCCTGAGGTCTCGATGAAATCCAGCTTTGACACCAGGTTCAGCCTGCAAtggggagacccaagttcgattcctgggtggggaagatcccctggaggaggtgggggaggcatggcaacccactccagtattcttgcctggagaatccccatggacagaggagcctggagggctacagtccatggagttgcaaagagtcagacacgactgagcaactaagcacacacatgtgcacattaAGATCCACTGAAGGCACCACGCTCCTTCTGAAACCAGGCTAAGTTCCAGGAACATGCCTCAATTAGCGATCTTCTCCCAACTGTAGAGCTGTTCTACTCAGCTGAATGGTCACATTCACATCTGGTAAACTGCTTTATCTGAGCAAAGCAAAGTACAGACAGCTGAGTCCCTGAGTAAACTAAGAGTTTCCGATTTCCCTAGAAGATCAAGTATTTCAAAGCACCTGACGTGCAcagagagaagtcgctcagtcatgtctgactctttgcaaccccagggactgtagcctaccaggttcctccgtccatgggatttttcaggcaagtgtactggagtggattgccatttccttctccaggggatcttcctgacccagggatcgaacccaggtctcccacactgaaggcagacactttactgtcagagccaccagggaagcctgatgagcAAAACGGATACATAAATAACTATGACTTGATCACAAACCCAACCAATCAGAAAAGGGATCTTATCATTGATCAAATGTTgcaaacacagaaaatgaaatctaCAGAATTTACAAAAGACCTAAAATTAGTAAACAAGTATACAAGTGCCTTTTCTTAGTATTAAAAGCCTTGCACCCAGAcgtccctggtgatacagtggataagaatccgcctgacaataCAGAGGCcacgggctccatccctggtccaggaagatcccataagccaaatcttattaaatatttaaaatgtttattaaagtattaaacttattaaacattaaaaaatggtgatcatcattagtcatcagtaaaatacaaatcaaaatgagACATCCTTTTACACCTGTTAAGGCAGTTAAAACCCAAAAGATACATGTTGTATATCAATACAATTGGATGTTACTCaaataaaaggaacaaagtaCTGATTTAtgctacaacgtggatgaacgttgaaaatgttatgctaagtaaaagaagtcagtcacaaaaatCACTTGTATGATGATGCCACATAGAGACAAAAAACAGACTAGTGTTTACCAGGAACTatgggaagagggagggaatggGAAGAGAGAGCTAATGGAAACAAGGTTTCTTtctgggatgatgaaaatattccaaaattacATTACAAAGATGACtgcaaaattctataaatataCTAGAAACTACtcaattgtacactttaaacagCTGACTTCATAGCATGCAAAGCTATTTAAAGAGTAAAAAAAGACCCAATACTTAGTATTTTAttcccaaattattttaaaatttttattgaggtatatataactgatttacaataccgtgttagtttcaggtgtacagcaaagtctgTTATACAAACACACGTATctacttttcagattctttcccacacAGGACACTGGAGCACTGAGTCGAGTTCCCCGTGCTGTACAGCAGGGCCTTACTAGTGGTCTGTTTTATGTGGAGCAGTGTGCATGTGTCAACCCCCATCTTTCCATtaacccctccctcctcctcttacCACTCCCCCCACCATAATgggaagtttattttctacatctgcaactctgttttggttttgtaggtaagttcatttgtagctttttttaagattctgcatgaaatatcatgtatttgttcttctctgacttacttgactCAGCATGAGACTCTCTAGGTTCGTCCATGTTACTGCAagtgattttgttcttttttacagCTGATAACATTCCACTGTACATCCTGTATGTCTTAGAGCATACATGCCCCCTTCCCTTACCTTGAAGCCACAGCCCAGCCTGGCAGTCCAAACCTCTCATAGTCCCCTCCATAAATGTCTCGCACCAGTTTATCCACTTTGGTGCTATCTCCACGTGATGCCATTTCCAGAGCTTCTTCAAATGTGGTACAACCAGTAAGAAGACAGCAGAGACCAAAAAAAGTTCCTCCTCCAAGActgtgattaaaaacaaacatagtattgaaacatttttcaaaagaagaggaAAGTGGAGTTTATGAACTGACGACCATATTCACGTGTCTATCCAATCTTGCCCCATCTCCACTATGCAGATGCCACTAGTAGAAAACAAGTCtgtgaaaagataaaaacaaagcaCCTAACAGACACTTTGAGGATAACATATTCACATAAGCCAACATAGTGGCAAAACACAGGGCCCACCTCCTTATGTTCCCAATGCACGCTGGGCACCTGCTGGGTACCAGGAGCCTCAGGTACAGATCAGCCCACCAGGGCCACGGTGGcacctctttcctttctccaattaCAAGCCCCGCGTCATCCTCATCCAAGAGTCTTGTCATCCAGGGTCTTTAGCCCCCTCTACCCTACTAGAACTCCTCCATGAATATGTCTTCTCTCTCAAAATTATTCCTTTCTTTAACTTACACATGTTCGAAACTTGTTTATCCCAATCTCCAGCTCCTGTTTTTCAAGTGATCACTAATCCTTAAACCAAAAAGTATTTATGTTCATCTGCCACCTAATCCTCCCTTTTAACTACCTTCCCCCAATTATCTTTCCACTGCTCAGCACCTCAACTTTCAGCTCACAACATCCCCTAgctacatatgtgtatgtgtgcatgtaaaATCTAGACCAGTTTCAAAGGCTGGATCTTGCCTTGCCCTCCCCTTATAAATGCCACCTAGCAGCTTTGGTTACTTTATGGTATAGACACAGCATACACTACCTGAGGACAGGGACCATGGGCGCAATGAGGCTGATGAGATAGTTTGTAAAACTATGGCAATGAAACTTCAGGATTAGAGATTAAAGAAAAGTAGATCATGAAATCATAATTTTCAAAGAGTAACAATATTTGCTTGCATAATCCCATAGAAATATACCTTTCACATAATTTTAACAAGTTCTTGAAGATGTACTGATAAACAATACTGGAAAACTCAGTTTTAACCCATTATGATATCAAGAATAAACAATGACCTTTATATAAAAGACCTACCTGGTACCTGTGACCCTCTTATAATTATCTTTGGAATATACTGCTAAGATGCTAACCCCAGAGCCAATGTTCACGAGCAGCAGAGGGTATGGATTTTTCAAATCAAATGGTAACTTCTGACATTTTTCAGAATCAGCAGGGTTTTCAAAGTAATAGCACTGTGACCGTCCATTGAATCCAACTGAGTCAATATATAAAATTCCTTTTATTAAGCAATCGAGTTCATCAAGTTTGCAAAGCTGAAGATCCCCTATctgtaatgaaataaaaatatatgcagatttttttaacAAGCCAAACAGCaataaaaattccatttaatAAGGCATAATATGTCCTTTACATAAGACAAACCACAAAAGTGCTCATTGATGTGTATTATTTGTGCATTCTTTACAgagcagatcacaacaaactgtggaaaattcttaaagagatgggaaataccagaccacccgacctgcctcttgagaaatctgtatacaggtcaagaagcaacagttagaactagacatggaacaacagactggttccaaataggaaaaggagtacgtcaaggctgtacactgtcaccctgcttatttaacttatatgcagagtacatcatgagaaacactgggctggatgaagcacaagctggaatcaagattgccaggagaaatatcaataacctcagatatgcagatgacaccacccttatggcagaaagtgaagaactaaagagcctcttgatgaaagtgaaagaggaaagtgaaaaagttggcttaaaagtcaacagtcagaaaactaagatcatggcatccagtccatcacttcatggcaaatagatgggcaaacaatgaaaacagtgacagactttattttcttgggctccaaagtcactgcagacagtgactgcagccatgaaattaaaagacgcttgctccttggagaaaagtcatgaccaacctagatagcttattaaaaagcagactcattactttgccaacaaaggtccatctagtaaaagctatagtttttccagtagtcgtgtatggatgtgagagttggactatatattaagaaagctgagcaccaaagaactgatgcttttgaactgtggtgttggagaagactcttgagagtcccttggactgcaaggagacccaaccagtccatcctagaggaaatcaatcctgaatattcattggaaggactgatgctgtagctgaaactccaatactttggccaccttatgcaatgaactgactcgttggaaaagaccctgatgctagcaaagattgaaggcaggagaaggggacgacagaggataggatggttggacggcatcaccgactcaatggacatgagttagagtaaactccagtagttagtgatggacagggaggcctggcatgctgcagtccatggggtcgcaaagagtcggacacaactgagcaactgaactgaactgaactacacaaCAGATCTGCTTTTGTTGTCTGGAGACAACAAATACAGGGAAGGACTGACAAGATTCCTGCTCCCACAGATCCAATACACTCTACCTATAAACCACTGCAGGAGCTGAAGAAATGTGCCAAAAACCCAAGCAGAAACCAAGATACCTGTTATGGGGACCACAAGGCAGGAGCACAGCTAAGGCCACAGTCCCATCAGAAATAAAATTCTAAGAAATCTAAGACGCAAGGACCTAGAAACATATGGTGCGAACAACAAGCACTCTTAACATCTACCTTCCAAAGACTACCTTCAAGGCTATACAGCAGTATTAAAGCAGGCCACAATTTATATTATTAACAACCAGCCAAAGGACTGAAAGTGGCCAGGGGACCTCCCCggtatccagtggttaagattccaccttccaacgcagggggcccaaagaaagtaaaatatttcacTATTTAAACTGCTGATAACCTGCAGGGGGTGGAGGGAGTTTAGCacaatcaaaatttaaaagttaaaagtgtCATTTTCTAGTCATAAGATACATAGTTGAGAATTCACCACTCAAATTAAGCCTTCTTAATAAAAATTCCAGATATTGGAGTCCCTGTGATAGAGGCAAATAACATTAATGTTATCTGCTTTATGATCTAAATGACTGTATGTAAATAATTACTGGATGTTGTCCATAAAAAGGACAAAAGAAGCAATGAAACAACCACTAGAAAGTTAGGAACAATGTTATTTGTATTGTGGgtgtataaataaaataagtcttTCTCGGGCCATAAAACATAAGTAAGTGTTATCAacttaatttcatttaaataattcaGAAAGAATGATTACATTATTATTCATATTATGGAACACTGTGTAGTAATTAAGAATGAAGAGGATCCTTATgcacatttttttgtttatttttctcttgggcATGCtatgcagtgtgtgggatcttagccccccaaccagggacagaactCATGCCCTGCACAGTcgaagtgcggagtcttaaccactggacaccaccCGGGAAATCCCAAGAATGAAGAGGATCTTTACTCAATTAAGATGAAGTGGGAAGAATTCCAAGACAAGTCAAAAAAAATAAGTAAGCTGAGAAATTCTTTATAAAATGATTCAATCTGCCTAGCTTTAAAACCATGTTTAGATGCCCATGTTTATGTCATACACAGTCatgcacagaaaaacaaaaaagatacacAAACCTGTAACAGTGCTAACTTGAGAGATGATataaactttcactttttacttatGAACTTCTACCTCAACCTTCAAACAAATGCTACCAGCATATCTATGTATTCAATATATGCAACAAAGATGCCTCAACTCcataaaacaactatttctgtTTACAACCAAGTTTAGCCCCGTTAAGTCCTCCCCCTTTCATTCAACTCTTGTTTGATTACATTTATATTCAATTTATTCTGATCCAGAGGAGATGGAAGTTAACAGGTAACTTCATTTTAATCCTTAATTAATCCCTAATTAAGAATATTAAGTTACTCCTCGGATAAAACCCAAACCCTTGAAAATGTTCATGGCTGTCCTTATTTCATCTGCTCATGCCCTCCCTGTCACAATGAATTCAATTTTGACTTCCTGACACTTGAATCTCAAGTGTCAGCATTTTCATTAGTGGCCTAACAGAAATCAAAGTAGTTTTCTGCCACTATATGCCAACTAAGACCTCCTTTTATCTTTCCCGTCCTTTTGTGCCATTATTCCTAATGAATTTCAGTCTAATTGACATAGTTATATGTCTAATACATAGGTTATTTCATCAAATTACTCATAATGTAGGTGTTGTACCAACAAGAAAACTCAATACAAGGAAATCTGATTCACATCAAAAAAGAGACAGGATAAACTCcatattattagaaatatttcactgtggtttatTAAATCATCATCACTCCCAATGCACAAGCAGCATTAGTAAGGCATTTCACTTTCATACAGTTTTCAAGAACAGCACTGATGCATACAGATTAGAAACCCCAACCGCCTAGGAGGCAACTAAGGTCTAAAAGCTACTCTGCCTCTCTCCTTGGATTACCACACAAcctctggtggtggtttagttgctaagtcacgtctgactctagtgaccccatggactgtaccctgccaggctcctctgtccataaagttctccaggcaaaaatactggaacgggttgccatttcctcctccaggggatcttcccaacccagggattgaacccaggtctcctgcattgtaggcagattctttacctactgagctatgagggaagcccttattctCTCTGAATGGTTTTTGAATATGTTTCAAAGGCACCTCTCCAGTTAGAGAAATACATAGGTTTTcttctttcagtcagttcagtcgctcagtcgtgtctgactctgtgaccccatggactgcagcacgacaggcttccctgtccgtcatcaactcctggagcttgctcaaactcatgtctgtcgggGTGGTGATGCCTATCAGTTTCACCCTTACCTATCAGTTACAATCCAGAGTCCACTACGACCTCAAAGGAAGGggacctcctctcctcctgctatCTTCCCATTAACTCACAGGGAGAAAAGAAACCATGAAAAACTCAAAGCAAaacctcattttaaaattcatgtcaaaaaaatataaatgaaaataaaattcatgtcAATCCTATTTATGGTTATACTCAGGTTATGGGAGAAAGAAGATAGAGGACAAACAAAGAAGTCACAAACACACACTGACACTCAAGCGGGGAGATGGATGAAAAATAACATAAGACAAAATCTCTGCAATAACATTTTCACTGGTGGCATAAAAACCATGGTCActgaagatattttaaatctaCACTGCTCCCTGAAGATCAGAGTCCTGGCAAACTCGTTTATCAATTCTCCCATCTATGCCCACATCCACCCTCAAAAGACCTAGCCTCAAGGACTTACAGACGCTtactgaatgaaaacaaaatcaagtGCCCAATGGCGCTCCCCCTAGTGTCCAGACTCCTGGTAACAAGCATGCAGCTCAGGATACACCAAAAGGCATTTGGGGAAAACAAAATGGTACTTTCgcggtggctcagtcggtaaagaattcgcctgaaatgcagaagacctgggttcgatccctgggatgggaagattccctggaggagagcatggcaacccactccaatatccttgccaggagaatccgaaaggacggaggagcctggcgggctgcagtccatgggttgcgaagagtcagacgcaactgagcgactaagcacagagaGTACTGTCAACATCTCTGACTAGCCCTGAGGCCTGGAAAAAACACTGCTTTGGACCTGAGCTCCTCATATTTCCAAATAGTAAAACCACCAAGAAACAAGGAGGTTAAGAAAATTAAGTGGTAGATAAGACTGGAAACAACTTTTTAACATGAAatgactaattttttaaaattatttttcaatttagttGTTCAAAACAATGATATTAGCTCCTCACTCGTAGTTCCGTACTCTGCTTATtacaattttattgttttttcatactaaaataacaacaaaatgctATGCTTACAGTGGTTCTGATTCTCAACTCACCTGAATTGGGCAAAAAGTAAACTATACAACAATCTCTAAATGGCAATTCCTATCACTATTTAATCTTAATTTGACTCAAGAAAATTCAAATTCCATTAGAGATGGAAACAATTCCACCACTTGCTATTGGTATTATTTTTAACAATCAAATGCCCATAAATTGTATATAAGCTAAAAAATGCATACTGTGAGAAAATCCTGCTCAAATTTGTACGCTCCACCTCCAGTGGCACAAAAGACAGTGTGGAGACTCGAGAAGTTTTTATCTCTGCCCATTTGAATAAAAGCAGGCATGTCATGAGTGGGAAAGCGTATAAAGTGCAGATTGCCTTTGCGTCCACACAGAGTCAGGTCCTTCAGCTCCAGGTGCACGTCCCGAATGCCCGTGGACCCGTAAGCCACATTGGAGGTCAGGTACTTCCGAATGCTTTTAAGACTTTccacttcttcctcttcttcttcagCAGTGATGTCTTTGGGTTCAAAATAAACCAGCTTGACCAGGGTTCCACCAATATCCAAGCCAAACCAAGGAAAAACtaaatgaggaaaggaaaaaaaaaagtcaaaacagcTTTTCTCCCCCTGAAAACTAAATTCACACTTATTAACCATTTCATACCCTGAGGTTTCCAAGAACcatacaaaatataaacaaaaagatCTGGGGGAGAAGAAATATGATTGTCTGATCTGGAAGCAAATCTATAAAAAAAACTACaaagatcaaaaagaaaaatatcacggTGACAGCCAACCCAACTTACAGGCAGAGGAAATTCCAAACCCTGTGTAACATTATAAGCTCCAGCGGTCAATGTCAGTCAATCAGGGTTAAATGGCCATCAATAGAACAGGTATTTCAAAGTTAATACCCAaatttgttgtttaatcgctaagttgtgtccaactcttttgcaagcccatggactgtagcctgcgccaggctcct includes these proteins:
- the PANK2 gene encoding pantothenate kinase 2, mitochondrial; the protein is MRIRVFSHPVFPWFGLDIGGTLVKLVYFEPKDITAEEEEEEVESLKSIRKYLTSNVAYGSTGIRDVHLELKDLTLCGRKGNLHFIRFPTHDMPAFIQMGRDKNFSSLHTVFCATGGGAYKFEQDFLTIGDLQLCKLDELDCLIKGILYIDSVGFNGRSQCYYFENPADSEKCQKLPFDLKNPYPLLLVNIGSGVSILAVYSKDNYKRVTGTSLGGGTFFGLCCLLTGCTTFEEALEMASRGDSTKVDKLVRDIYGGDYERFGLPGWAVASSFGNMMSKEKREAVSKEDLARATLITITNNIGSIARMCALNENINQVVFVGNFLRINTIAMRLLAYALDYWSKGQLKALFSEHEGYFGAVGALLELLKIP